The Desulfuromonas thiophila genome contains a region encoding:
- a CDS encoding STAS domain-containing protein, with product MFSYEERVLTTAGGVPQLELHVSGPLGIDSITELRDLLLRALQQYDRVTMDWAQVTAVDFAVLQLMCATNDYVQHHGKQFELRNRFIAPVIDAAQSLGFIRECGCPRAVDPTRCLWSPNQPADA from the coding sequence ATGTTCAGCTATGAAGAGCGTGTTCTTACCACGGCCGGTGGCGTGCCACAGCTGGAGCTGCATGTGAGCGGCCCGCTGGGCATCGACAGCATTACCGAACTGCGTGATCTGTTGTTGCGGGCGTTGCAGCAATATGACCGGGTGACGATGGATTGGGCGCAGGTGACGGCGGTGGATTTTGCCGTGTTGCAGCTGATGTGTGCCACCAACGATTACGTGCAGCATCATGGCAAGCAGTTCGAGCTGCGCAACCGCTTTATCGCGCCGGTTATCGATGCGGCGCAGAGTCTCGGTTTTATTCGCGAATGCGGCTGCCCCCGTGCGGTTGATCCGACCCGCTGTCTGTGGTCGCCCAACCAGCCGGCGGATGCCTGA
- the dksA gene encoding RNA polymerase-binding protein DksA has translation MDQQKAEEYRAILQKQLDELLREAGKTVSGMTDEQENFPDPTDRASMESDRNFELRIRDRERRLIGKIREALKRIDDGTFGICESCEEEIGEARLRARPVTTLCIDCKTEQERQERIG, from the coding sequence ATGGATCAGCAAAAAGCCGAAGAGTACCGCGCCATTCTGCAGAAACAGCTTGATGAGCTGCTGCGCGAGGCAGGCAAGACCGTTTCGGGCATGACCGATGAGCAGGAAAACTTCCCCGACCCCACCGACCGCGCGTCGATGGAGTCCGACCGCAATTTTGAGCTGCGCATTCGCGATCGCGAGCGCCGCCTGATCGGCAAGATTCGCGAGGCGCTCAAGCGGATCGACGATGGCACCTTCGGGATCTGTGAAAGCTGCGAGGAGGAGATTGGCGAGGCGCGGTTGCGAGCCCGGCCGGTTACCACCCTGTGCATCGATTGCAAGACCGAGCAGGAGCGCCAGGAGCGCATCGGCTAA
- a CDS encoding methyl-accepting chemotaxis protein: protein MLALLSHPVRIGLIAAAQALLLIGLFFTACPWPVLLAVALVGLVTLLLVALPHRERPTLSAGRDDAELVALLAGTRELLRQLQAELGQQFGGARQENAQVQQILADAIDKLIGSFTALEQHSARQKELAGRICGEQTGAGSQAQGFARLLTTIESSLTKLFDATRRSSDNARQLSRAMIQTQQQFQQVLSMLGDVRKIADQTNLLAVNASVEAARAGAAGRGFAVVAEEVRNLSIRSNRFSQQIDDSVQGIAAALSGVESAIHQLADDSERLVQEEQQHIASMMEQAQTFHAEVKQAAGEIATISQQVSGQVGVAITSMQFQDMATQVIQSVTRRLDAMDQLLNELAAIDGGEAPATSVELDTYHAHLALLRQMLQAATDTIARNHHNPVSQKSMDEGDIELF, encoded by the coding sequence ATGCTTGCTTTGTTGTCTCACCCTGTCCGTATCGGGCTGATCGCGGCCGCCCAGGCGCTGCTGCTGATCGGCCTTTTTTTTACCGCCTGTCCCTGGCCGGTGCTGCTGGCCGTGGCCCTGGTCGGCTTGGTGACCCTGCTGCTGGTGGCCCTGCCGCACCGGGAGCGGCCCACCTTGTCGGCCGGCCGGGATGATGCCGAGCTGGTTGCCCTGCTGGCGGGCACCCGCGAGCTGTTACGTCAGTTGCAGGCCGAACTGGGGCAGCAGTTTGGCGGCGCGCGGCAGGAAAACGCCCAGGTCCAGCAGATTCTGGCCGATGCCATCGACAAGCTGATTGGCAGCTTTACCGCCCTGGAACAACACAGTGCCCGCCAGAAGGAACTGGCCGGCCGGATCTGTGGCGAACAGACCGGCGCGGGCAGCCAGGCTCAGGGCTTTGCCCGTCTGCTGACCACCATCGAGTCCTCTCTGACCAAGCTGTTTGATGCCACCCGGCGCAGCAGCGACAACGCCCGCCAGCTCTCCCGCGCCATGATCCAGACCCAGCAGCAGTTCCAGCAGGTGCTCAGCATGCTGGGCGATGTGCGCAAGATTGCCGATCAGACCAATCTGCTGGCGGTCAATGCCTCGGTGGAGGCGGCGCGGGCCGGTGCCGCCGGCAGGGGTTTTGCCGTGGTGGCCGAAGAGGTGCGCAACCTGTCGATCCGTTCCAACCGTTTCAGTCAGCAGATCGATGATTCGGTGCAGGGCATTGCCGCTGCCCTCAGCGGCGTGGAAAGCGCCATTCATCAGCTGGCCGACGATTCCGAACGGCTGGTGCAGGAGGAACAGCAGCACATTGCCAGCATGATGGAACAGGCGCAGACCTTTCATGCCGAGGTCAAGCAGGCGGCCGGCGAAATCGCCACCATCTCGCAGCAGGTGTCGGGCCAGGTCGGTGTGGCCATTACCTCCATGCAGTTTCAGGACATGGCCACGCAGGTGATCCAGTCGGTCACGCGGCGGCTCGACGCCATGGACCAGCTGCTGAATGAACTGGCGGCCATCGATGGCGGTGAAGCGCCGGCGACGTCTGTTGAGCTGGACACCTACCATGCACATCTGGCCTTGCTGCGCCAGATGCTGCAGGCGGCGACGGACACCATCGCCCGCAACCATCACAATCCCGTGTCACAGAAAAGTATGGACGAAGGCGATATCGAGCTGTTCTGA
- a CDS encoding response regulator, which translates to MAKTVLAVDDSRSILQMVSMTLKGAGYQVVEAGNGQEALAQAQKQKFDLVLTDLNMPVMDGLTLVQKLRAAPAYKFTPILMLTTEAGESFKAKGKAAGLTGWLVKPFDPAKLLGVVKKVLG; encoded by the coding sequence ATGGCCAAAACTGTTCTTGCCGTTGATGATTCGCGTTCCATTCTGCAGATGGTGTCCATGACCCTCAAGGGGGCCGGCTACCAGGTGGTCGAAGCCGGTAACGGTCAGGAGGCGCTGGCTCAGGCCCAGAAGCAGAAATTCGATCTGGTTTTAACTGACCTTAACATGCCGGTGATGGATGGCCTGACCCTGGTGCAGAAGCTGCGGGCCGCACCGGCCTACAAGTTCACGCCGATTCTGATGCTGACCACCGAAGCCGGGGAAAGCTTTAAGGCCAAGGGCAAGGCTGCCGGTCTGACCGGCTGGCTGGTCAAGCCCTTCGATCCAGCCAAGTTGCTGGGGGTGGTCAAAAAGGTACTGGGCTAG
- a CDS encoding chemotaxis protein CheA — MSETPQQAFREEAEELLASLESALLELEERPTDMDVVGQVFRAMHTIKGSGAMFGFDSIARFTHEVETVYDLVRAGQLPVSKTLVDLSLQARDHIATLLQASCEGTAADLATGEALVRQFKALIPTRGAPPAVAVEKAAGSADEPQSYRIRLTPHPDILKNGTRMSSLLDELAELGTCRTIAHKAKVPPLDVIDPEQCYVRWDILLTTSAGIEAIRDVFIFVEDDCELKINRIDLGEDSEENQKRLGDILIERGEISQADIDRVLAKTKRIGEMLVEARLVDSDEVASALEEQKLVRELRQQRKEREKPQAATSLRVPAERLDELVNLVGEMVTVQSRLSQTAARLGDTELLSIAEEVERLTEELRDSTLNIRMLPIGSTFATFKRLVRDIASDLRKEVEFQTAGAETELDKTVIERLNDPLVHIIRNSMDHGIELPEVRQAAGKPRQGTVFLGAQHSGDSVIIEIRDDGKGLNPQVLRDKGIARGLIGAEEHLSDQELFQLIFAPGFSTAAQVTGLSGRGVGMDVVKRAIEALRGTVQIDSTPGVGTRVRLRIPLTLAIIESLLVRIGSGSFVLPLAAVEECIELSRAEVEQAHGRCLANVRGHLIPYIPLRRTFGIAGELPEIQQIVITQIDGQQLGFVVDAVVGEHQTVIKSLGPMYRDVRCVSGGTILGDGSVALILDLAYLLQQAVQEGALAR, encoded by the coding sequence ATGAGTGAGACTCCCCAGCAGGCCTTTCGCGAAGAAGCCGAGGAACTGCTTGCCAGTCTGGAATCGGCACTGCTTGAGCTGGAAGAGCGGCCGACGGATATGGACGTTGTTGGTCAGGTGTTCCGCGCCATGCACACCATCAAGGGCTCTGGCGCCATGTTCGGCTTCGACAGCATTGCCCGCTTCACCCATGAGGTCGAAACCGTTTACGATCTGGTGCGTGCCGGTCAGCTGCCGGTCAGCAAGACCCTGGTCGATCTGTCGTTGCAGGCGCGTGACCATATCGCCACCTTGCTGCAGGCCAGTTGCGAGGGTACCGCAGCCGATCTGGCCACCGGCGAAGCCCTGGTGCGCCAGTTCAAGGCGCTGATTCCCACCCGCGGTGCCCCACCGGCGGTGGCGGTGGAAAAGGCCGCCGGCTCGGCGGATGAACCGCAAAGCTACCGCATCCGCCTGACGCCCCATCCCGATATCCTGAAAAATGGCACGCGCATGAGCAGCCTGCTCGACGAACTGGCCGAGCTGGGCACCTGCCGTACCATTGCCCACAAAGCCAAGGTGCCGCCCCTCGACGTCATTGATCCCGAACAATGCTATGTGCGCTGGGACATTCTGCTGACCACCAGTGCCGGCATCGAGGCCATCCGCGATGTGTTCATCTTTGTCGAGGATGACTGCGAGTTGAAGATCAACCGCATCGACCTGGGCGAGGACAGCGAGGAAAACCAGAAACGCCTGGGCGATATCCTCATCGAGCGCGGTGAGATCAGCCAGGCCGATATTGACCGGGTGCTGGCCAAGACCAAGCGCATCGGTGAGATGCTGGTGGAGGCGCGGCTGGTCGATTCCGATGAGGTGGCCTCGGCACTGGAGGAACAGAAGCTGGTGCGCGAACTGCGCCAGCAGCGCAAGGAGCGGGAAAAACCACAGGCCGCCACCAGCCTGCGGGTGCCGGCTGAACGGCTCGACGAACTGGTCAACCTAGTGGGCGAGATGGTCACGGTTCAGTCGCGCCTGAGCCAGACGGCGGCGCGGCTGGGCGATACCGAGCTGCTGTCCATTGCCGAGGAGGTCGAGCGCCTCACCGAGGAACTGCGCGACAGCACCCTCAATATCCGCATGTTGCCCATCGGCAGCACCTTTGCCACCTTCAAACGCCTGGTGCGCGATATCGCTTCCGACCTGCGCAAGGAGGTCGAGTTCCAGACCGCCGGCGCCGAAACCGAGCTCGACAAGACCGTCATCGAGCGGCTCAACGATCCGTTGGTTCATATTATCCGCAACAGCATGGATCATGGCATCGAGCTGCCCGAGGTGCGGCAGGCCGCCGGCAAGCCGCGCCAGGGCACGGTGTTTCTCGGCGCGCAACATTCCGGTGACAGCGTCATCATCGAAATCCGCGACGACGGCAAGGGCCTCAACCCCCAGGTGCTGCGCGACAAGGGTATCGCCAGAGGTCTGATCGGTGCCGAGGAGCATCTGAGCGATCAGGAGCTGTTTCAGCTGATCTTTGCGCCGGGTTTTTCCACCGCCGCCCAGGTCACCGGCTTGTCGGGCCGGGGTGTCGGCATGGACGTGGTCAAGCGTGCCATCGAGGCCCTGCGCGGCACGGTACAGATTGACAGCACCCCCGGCGTGGGTACCCGCGTGCGCCTGCGCATTCCCCTGACCCTGGCCATCATCGAAAGCCTGCTGGTGCGGATCGGTAGCGGCAGTTTCGTGCTGCCGCTGGCGGCGGTGGAGGAATGTATCGAGCTGAGCCGCGCCGAGGTGGAGCAGGCCCATGGCCGCTGCCTGGCCAATGTGCGCGGTCATCTGATTCCCTATATTCCCTTGCGGCGCACCTTTGGCATTGCCGGCGAGCTGCCCGAGATACAGCAGATCGTCATCACCCAGATCGATGGTCAGCAGCTGGGTTTCGTGGTCGATGCCGTGGTGGGCGAACACCAGACGGTGATCAAGAGCCTGGGGCCGATGTACCGCGATGTGCGCTGTGTTTCCGGTGGCACCATCCTGGGCGACGGCAGCGTGGCGCTGATTCTCGATCTGGCCTATCTGCTGCAGCAGGCGGTACAGGAGGGCGCGCTGGCGCGCTAG
- a CDS encoding NUDIX hydrolase — MLIQDAIAAALTGRSPRNLPARNGHKSAAVALILQPTAEGGDALLYIERACHPGDPWSGNLGFPGGRIDAGDRDARAAAERETREEVAIDLAPARFLGQLDDEYGVRVPVRVSAFVFGLTGPATVCCNSEAVRHFWVPLTRLCDVAHHGTRTVDWHGQPLQVPAIAIAAEAPPLWGLTYRFTRQLLHWSCRGHKMNHFI, encoded by the coding sequence ATGCTGATCCAGGATGCTATTGCCGCGGCCCTGACCGGGCGCTCGCCCCGGAATCTGCCGGCGCGCAACGGTCACAAAAGTGCTGCCGTGGCCCTGATTCTGCAGCCGACGGCCGAAGGCGGCGATGCCCTGCTTTATATTGAACGGGCCTGTCATCCGGGCGATCCCTGGTCAGGCAATCTGGGCTTTCCCGGTGGCCGGATCGATGCCGGCGACCGGGACGCCCGCGCCGCCGCCGAGCGCGAAACCCGCGAGGAGGTGGCCATCGATCTGGCTCCGGCCCGTTTTCTCGGGCAACTCGATGATGAATACGGTGTGCGCGTGCCGGTGCGGGTCAGTGCCTTTGTGTTCGGTCTGACGGGGCCGGCGACGGTGTGCTGCAACTCTGAGGCGGTACGTCATTTCTGGGTGCCTCTGACCCGTCTGTGCGATGTCGCTCATCATGGCACCCGCACCGTTGACTGGCACGGCCAGCCCCTGCAGGTGCCGGCCATTGCCATCGCTGCCGAGGCCCCGCCTCTGTGGGGCCTGACCTACCGCTTTACCCGCCAGCTGCTGCACTGGTCTTGTCGAGGACATAAAATGAATCATTTTATATAA
- a CDS encoding GGDEF domain-containing protein, translating into MTAKLLQYKLVAFVLLLMLLLVGGFAMLHLRQFDRMTELWAQQLTEALHSSFRQELAQTQARYLYRAQGFVQTNREIVAAFVRRDREQLATLLEGKLRTLQREDAYFVALTLLTPDGEVFFCSRGTPPPSRNLGHLPFVRRALQQHPAQPLASLTRTTAGLSLAVGVPLSDGEQLSGLLLLQIRPQRELDRFARLHGIDSALFIQSDKLPASPLQQQEHSNGLVCVAATAQFPASVAQREQLLNATPNQRLSGADGASFLRLPALSLEGPDGARIGQLVSQWDVSHLRQDFCRSLRLALGLGALVLLAVSGLLYRGVGRLLRRLQRLHSELEQRVQQRTAELQQLNRQLEHEIEERRQVQRALEILSRQDGLTGVANRRHFDQMLARELAAARRSQAPLSLLMIDLDYFKQYNDRHGHLAGDVALKQVATALQQALRRPRDLVARFGGEEFICLLPETRLMAAAQVAERIRQLVRRLPVGGEPEDPSAAAPLPQETHLTISIGVAGLSPADAAGGQALIGRADAALYRAKQAGRDRVVIMPGPALEPD; encoded by the coding sequence ATGACGGCGAAACTTCTGCAATACAAATTGGTCGCTTTTGTGCTGCTGTTGATGTTGCTGCTGGTTGGTGGTTTCGCCATGCTGCACCTGCGCCAGTTTGACCGCATGACCGAACTCTGGGCGCAGCAGTTGACCGAGGCCCTGCACAGCAGCTTCCGGCAGGAACTGGCTCAGACCCAGGCCCGTTATCTCTACCGCGCTCAGGGTTTCGTGCAGACCAACCGGGAGATCGTGGCGGCATTCGTCCGGCGTGATCGTGAACAGTTGGCGACCTTGCTCGAGGGCAAGCTGCGCACCCTGCAGCGTGAAGATGCCTATTTTGTCGCGCTTACCCTGCTTACTCCTGATGGTGAGGTGTTTTTCTGCAGTCGAGGCACACCACCCCCGAGCCGCAATCTGGGCCATCTGCCTTTTGTCCGGCGCGCGCTGCAGCAGCACCCGGCGCAGCCCCTGGCCAGCCTGACCCGCACCACCGCCGGACTGAGTCTGGCGGTGGGAGTACCGCTGTCAGATGGCGAACAGCTATCGGGATTGCTGTTACTACAGATCCGCCCCCAGCGGGAACTGGATCGCTTTGCCCGTCTGCACGGCATCGACAGCGCCCTCTTCATTCAATCAGACAAGCTGCCGGCCTCGCCATTGCAGCAGCAAGAACACAGCAATGGACTGGTCTGTGTCGCGGCCACAGCACAGTTTCCAGCGTCTGTGGCTCAGCGGGAGCAGTTGCTCAACGCGACACCGAACCAGCGCCTGTCGGGTGCCGATGGCGCCAGTTTCCTGCGGTTGCCGGCCTTGTCGCTCGAAGGGCCGGATGGCGCCCGTATCGGCCAGCTGGTATCACAGTGGGATGTCAGTCACCTGCGGCAGGATTTTTGCCGGTCCTTGCGACTGGCGCTGGGGTTGGGGGCGTTGGTGCTGCTGGCTGTCAGCGGCCTGCTTTACCGTGGGGTCGGTCGCCTGCTGCGCCGCCTGCAGCGCCTGCACAGCGAGCTGGAGCAACGCGTTCAGCAGCGTACCGCTGAACTACAGCAGCTCAATCGCCAGCTGGAGCATGAAATCGAGGAACGGCGCCAGGTTCAGCGGGCGCTGGAGATTCTCAGCCGCCAGGATGGTCTGACCGGGGTGGCCAACCGGCGTCATTTTGATCAGATGCTGGCGCGGGAACTGGCTGCCGCCCGGCGCAGCCAGGCACCGCTAAGCCTTTTGATGATCGATCTGGACTACTTCAAGCAATACAATGATCGCCATGGCCACCTGGCGGGCGATGTCGCCTTGAAGCAGGTCGCCACCGCCCTGCAACAGGCACTCCGGCGACCGCGTGATCTGGTAGCGCGTTTTGGCGGCGAGGAGTTTATCTGTCTGCTGCCGGAAACCCGCCTGATGGCAGCAGCACAGGTGGCTGAACGCATCCGCCAGCTGGTGCGGAGGTTGCCGGTCGGTGGGGAACCAGAGGACCCGTCTGCCGCAGCGCCGTTGCCGCAGGAGACGCATTTGACGATCAGCATCGGGGTTGCCGGTCTTAGCCCGGCTGATGCGGCAGGCGGCCAGGCGTTGATTGGCCGGGCCGACGCCGCCCTTTACCGGGCCAAGCAGGCCGGTCGCGATCGGGTGGTGATCATGCCGGGCCCTGCGCTGGAGCCCGATTGA
- the gluQRS gene encoding tRNA glutamyl-Q(34) synthetase GluQRS → MNRSAHQKTLPVGRFAPSPTGWLHFGSIVTALASYCLARSAGGSWLVRMEDLDRARLVAGADSVILYQLEALGLLWDGPIRYQSRCLPLYQAALERLQRQNRIYPCGCSRTQITAESHETGVDGPIYSGRCRQPEQRRRTRDSAWRLRVAPLAVRFRDGLQGEQRQQLAREVGDFIIRRRDGQFAYQLATPVDDADQGVTQVVRGGDLLGSTARQIYLLKLLGQPQPAYVHLPLALHADGRKISKSAADCPCLPARPSPQQAAAVLRAALAFLGQNLPPQFPPQASPAQIITWACQSFDLRRVDPQPRCAVPDGCEFNRAPAQGPA, encoded by the coding sequence ATGAACCGTTCAGCCCACCAAAAGACCTTGCCCGTCGGGCGTTTCGCACCCAGCCCGACCGGCTGGCTCCATTTCGGCTCCATCGTCACGGCATTGGCCAGCTACTGCCTGGCCCGCTCTGCCGGCGGAAGCTGGCTGGTTCGCATGGAGGATCTTGATCGGGCCCGGCTGGTTGCCGGCGCCGACAGTGTCATCCTGTATCAACTTGAGGCCCTTGGCCTGTTGTGGGACGGACCGATTCGCTACCAGAGCCGTTGCTTGCCCCTGTATCAGGCCGCTCTCGAACGGTTACAACGGCAGAATCGGATTTATCCGTGCGGCTGCAGTCGGACGCAGATAACGGCAGAAAGCCATGAAACGGGAGTCGATGGGCCGATCTACAGTGGCCGTTGCCGCCAACCGGAACAGCGGCGAAGAACGCGGGATTCGGCCTGGCGCCTGCGTGTGGCGCCGCTGGCGGTCCGTTTCCGGGATGGCCTGCAGGGTGAACAGCGCCAGCAGCTGGCGCGGGAGGTGGGGGACTTCATTATCCGGCGACGCGACGGCCAGTTTGCCTACCAGCTGGCCACGCCGGTGGACGATGCCGATCAGGGCGTCACCCAGGTGGTGCGCGGCGGTGACCTGCTGGGGTCGACCGCGCGCCAGATCTATCTGCTGAAGCTGCTCGGCCAGCCTCAACCGGCCTATGTCCATCTGCCCCTGGCGCTGCACGCCGATGGCCGCAAAATCAGCAAAAGCGCGGCCGACTGCCCCTGTCTGCCGGCCCGGCCCAGCCCCCAGCAGGCGGCCGCGGTGTTGCGGGCGGCACTGGCCTTTCTCGGTCAGAATCTGCCACCCCAGTTCCCGCCGCAGGCCAGCCCGGCGCAGATCATCACCTGGGCCTGCCAATCCTTCGACCTGCGCCGCGTCGATCCACAGCCGCGCTGCGCTGTCCCGGACGGCTGCGAGTTCAATCGGGCTCCAGCGCAGGGCCCGGCATGA
- the cmoA gene encoding carboxy-S-adenosyl-L-methionine synthase CmoA — translation MAAGVIPAVAVCESLVMNADDLYARPRSQVTRFCFDEQVARVFDDMLQRSVPLYAESLRRQAQLAAHFYRPHTRIYDLGCSHGNFIAAFCAEMAQRPFQLQAVDPAEAMLQRCRQRLGELVLGSQQQVELLACPAQQLHFAPASVVVINLTLQFLPLTEREPLLRRIYQALVPGGLLLLTEKIEHEQAPLAELERDWYYRFKAENGYSQLEISQKREALEQVLVPESCQAHEQRLRRCGFDQIALWLKWFNFAGFLCLK, via the coding sequence GTGGCGGCGGGAGTGATTCCCGCCGTTGCTGTCTGTGAAAGCCTTGTCATGAACGCCGACGATCTCTACGCCCGTCCCCGCAGCCAAGTTACCCGTTTCTGTTTCGATGAACAGGTGGCGCGGGTATTCGATGACATGCTGCAGCGCAGCGTGCCTCTTTATGCCGAATCCCTTCGCCGCCAGGCTCAGCTGGCGGCACACTTCTATCGGCCCCACACCCGTATCTACGATCTGGGCTGCTCCCACGGTAATTTCATTGCTGCCTTCTGTGCTGAAATGGCCCAACGGCCCTTTCAGTTGCAGGCTGTAGATCCGGCCGAGGCCATGCTGCAGCGTTGCCGGCAGCGCTTGGGCGAGCTGGTGTTGGGATCGCAGCAGCAGGTGGAGCTGCTCGCCTGTCCGGCCCAACAGCTGCACTTCGCGCCGGCATCGGTGGTGGTGATCAATCTGACCCTGCAGTTTCTGCCACTGACTGAGCGCGAACCCCTGCTGCGGCGTATCTATCAGGCGCTGGTGCCTGGCGGTCTGCTGCTGCTGACGGAAAAGATCGAGCATGAGCAGGCGCCGCTGGCCGAACTGGAGCGTGACTGGTACTACCGCTTCAAGGCCGAAAACGGCTATTCGCAGCTGGAAATCAGCCAGAAGCGAGAGGCGCTGGAGCAGGTGCTGGTGCCGGAATCCTGCCAGGCGCACGAACAGCGTCTGCGTCGTTGCGGTTTCGACCAGATCGCCCTGTGGCTCAAGTGGTTCAATTTTGCCGGTTTTCTCTGCCTGAAATGA
- a CDS encoding chemotaxis protein CheW, translating into MFQEESLAGQYLTFLLNGETFGIAIERVLEVLDSTDITCVPQAPEYLRGVINLRGSIVPVVDLHCKFGLPPSQRTLASCIIIVEVNLDGESTSLGALADSVQEVIDLEESQIEAAPRMGTRLNSDYLRGMGKQGERFITLLNIDSIFVQEPAGGERQAS; encoded by the coding sequence ATGTTTCAGGAAGAATCCCTGGCCGGTCAGTATCTGACCTTTCTGCTCAACGGAGAAACCTTCGGCATCGCCATCGAACGGGTGCTGGAGGTGCTTGATTCCACCGACATCACCTGCGTGCCGCAGGCGCCGGAGTATCTGCGCGGTGTGATCAATCTGCGCGGCAGTATCGTGCCGGTGGTTGATCTGCACTGCAAGTTCGGCCTGCCACCATCGCAACGCACCCTGGCCAGCTGCATCATCATCGTCGAGGTCAATCTCGACGGCGAAAGCACCAGCCTGGGGGCGCTGGCCGATTCGGTGCAGGAGGTGATCGATCTGGAAGAAAGCCAGATCGAAGCGGCGCCGCGCATGGGTACCCGCCTCAACAGCGACTATCTGCGCGGCATGGGCAAGCAGGGCGAGCGGTTTATTACTCTGCTGAACATCGACAGCATCTTTGTTCAGGAACCGGCGGGCGGCGAACGCCAGGCCAGCTGA
- a CDS encoding RrF2 family transcriptional regulator codes for MVITRATEYAIRAILYMAKFPPGEIILKKDICRTQGVTPAFLTKIFQPLVRAGIVGSQRGVGGGFYLNRPPQQISLYDIYREEEDPLLINTCLGDKGCCERDDFCPVHQAWQQVRRGMIETLKQYDFARLAQEEQSNLNRLMAGLAGQPAAARHSCPVDVSQGS; via the coding sequence ATGGTCATTACTCGCGCCACGGAATATGCTATCCGGGCCATTCTTTATATGGCGAAATTTCCACCGGGCGAGATTATCCTGAAGAAGGATATCTGCCGCACCCAGGGGGTCACCCCGGCCTTTCTGACCAAGATTTTCCAGCCTCTGGTGCGTGCCGGCATTGTCGGTTCGCAGCGCGGTGTCGGCGGTGGCTTCTATCTCAACCGTCCACCTCAGCAGATCAGTCTCTACGATATCTATCGCGAAGAGGAGGATCCGCTGCTGATCAATACCTGCCTGGGTGACAAGGGCTGCTGCGAGCGGGACGATTTCTGCCCGGTGCATCAGGCCTGGCAGCAGGTGCGGCGTGGCATGATCGAAACCCTCAAGCAGTATGATTTCGCGCGTCTGGCGCAGGAGGAACAGAGCAACCTCAATCGCCTGATGGCCGGATTGGCGGGTCAGCCCGCGGCGGCACGCCATTCCTGTCCGGTCGATGTGTCGCAAGGATCTTGA
- the cmoB gene encoding tRNA 5-methoxyuridine(34)/uridine 5-oxyacetic acid(34) synthase CmoB codes for MNDLAHQLEGLLQPWQPLPWLAPLQQCCRQRLQRWQRDRKCQQYLELLASLPPAPAGLTCDFTGAAVRIGRAGQLDSAAMEALQLALFGLRPWRKGPFELFGLAIESEWASNLKWDRLSAAIAPLQGRRVLDVGSSNGYYLLRMQAASPALALGLEPYATFFHQFCLLQHFACLPRCLSLPLKFEELPEMTGFFDTLFHMGVLYHLRAPLDSLRALRRCLRRGGELVLETLVIPGEQPLTLTPVERYAKMNNVYFLPTVTALQIWLERSGFERVRCIDVSRTTNAEQRRTAWIQTESLEDFLDPADPDRTVEGYPAPRRALLLAEAR; via the coding sequence ATGAACGATCTGGCGCATCAGCTCGAAGGGTTGCTGCAGCCCTGGCAACCCTTGCCCTGGCTGGCGCCGCTGCAGCAGTGCTGTCGCCAGCGCCTGCAGCGCTGGCAGCGGGACCGCAAATGCCAGCAGTATCTTGAACTGCTGGCAAGCCTGCCGCCGGCGCCAGCTGGACTGACGTGCGATTTCACCGGCGCGGCGGTGCGTATCGGCCGGGCCGGGCAGCTCGATAGCGCCGCGATGGAGGCCCTGCAGCTGGCCCTGTTCGGTCTGCGGCCCTGGCGCAAGGGGCCCTTTGAGCTGTTTGGCCTCGCGATTGAGAGTGAGTGGGCCAGCAACCTCAAATGGGACCGTCTCAGCGCCGCCATTGCACCCTTGCAGGGGCGGCGGGTGCTTGATGTCGGCAGCAGCAACGGCTATTACCTGCTGCGCATGCAGGCGGCCTCGCCGGCGCTGGCCCTGGGCCTTGAACCCTATGCCACCTTCTTCCATCAGTTCTGCCTGTTGCAGCATTTCGCCTGCCTGCCGCGCTGCCTGAGTCTGCCCCTTAAGTTTGAAGAACTGCCCGAGATGACCGGTTTCTTTGACACCCTGTTTCACATGGGGGTGCTGTACCATCTGCGCGCACCGCTCGACAGCCTGCGCGCCCTGCGCCGCTGTCTGCGCCGCGGTGGCGAACTGGTGCTTGAAACCCTGGTTATTCCAGGGGAACAGCCGCTGACGCTGACGCCGGTCGAGCGCTATGCCAAGATGAACAATGTGTATTTTCTGCCGACGGTGACGGCCCTGCAGATCTGGCTGGAGCGCAGTGGCTTCGAGCGGGTGCGCTGTATCGATGTCAGCCGGACCACCAACGCCGAGCAGCGCCGTACGGCCTGGATTCAGACCGAGTCGCTGGAGGATTTTCTCGATCCAGCCGATCCAGACCGCACCGTCGAGGGCTACCCGGCGCCGCGCCGGGCGTTGCTGCTGGCCGAGGCCCGCTGA